In a genomic window of Bacteroidota bacterium:
- a CDS encoding GNAT family N-acetyltransferase — MLKGEKCYLRAIEPEDLETLYLWENDPEIWHMSNTLVPFSKMVLSAYIETAHLDIFTTKQVRFMICLPDNTPIGCIDLFDYEPLHKRAGIGILVASASNRNKGIASDALKIMKNYCKQTLLLNQVYCNVGVGNASSIQLFEKSGFVKNGLKKDWVLTSDGYTDEYFYQCILT; from the coding sequence ATGTTAAAAGGAGAGAAGTGCTATTTAAGAGCCATTGAGCCTGAAGATTTGGAGACACTGTATCTTTGGGAAAATGATCCGGAAATATGGCATATGAGCAACACACTAGTGCCTTTTTCGAAAATGGTTTTGTCTGCCTATATTGAAACCGCTCACCTCGATATTTTTACAACGAAACAAGTTCGATTTATGATTTGTTTGCCCGATAATACTCCTATCGGTTGCATCGATTTGTTTGATTATGAACCATTGCACAAACGAGCAGGTATTGGCATTCTCGTCGCATCAGCAAGCAACCGGAATAAGGGAATAGCTTCGGATGCATTGAAAATAATGAAAAACTATTGTAAACAAACCTTGTTGCTTAACCAGGTATATTGCAATGTCGGTGTTGGAAATGCGAGCAGTATACAACTTTTTGAAAAAAGCGGTTTTGTAAAGAATGGTCTCAAAAAGGACTGGGTACTTACTTCAGATGGGTATACAGATGAATACTTTTATCAATGTATACTCACTTAA
- a CDS encoding diaminopimelate epimerase, translating to MKLEFEKYHGAGNDFVMIDDRDLNFPARNEVLIRHICDRRFGVGADGLILLQKHPNYDFNMVYFNADGKAGSMCGNGGRCVAAFAKSLGLIENATHFMASDGLHEAIFSDSQISLKMQDVAEVEKIGSNYFLNTGSPHFVCFVEDVEKLDVLKEGRKIRYNKRFAKQGTNVNFVEVTKSGLKVRTYERGVEDETLSCGTGVTAAALVACIKGIKKNAKQFIVHTKGGKLKVSFTSQSHQTFSNIWLHGPAAFVYKGFYYF from the coding sequence ATGAAATTGGAGTTTGAAAAATACCATGGTGCGGGCAATGATTTTGTGATGATTGATGACCGTGACCTTAATTTTCCGGCGCGCAACGAAGTATTAATTCGCCACATATGCGACCGTCGTTTTGGTGTTGGTGCCGATGGTTTGATTTTGCTACAAAAGCACCCAAACTACGATTTTAACATGGTGTATTTTAATGCCGATGGCAAAGCTGGTTCCATGTGTGGAAATGGTGGACGATGTGTGGCAGCTTTTGCAAAAAGTTTAGGATTAATTGAAAATGCTACACATTTTATGGCTAGTGATGGGCTACACGAAGCTATTTTTTCGGATAGTCAAATAAGCTTAAAAATGCAAGATGTTGCTGAGGTTGAAAAAATAGGAAGTAATTATTTTTTAAATACAGGCTCACCACATTTCGTATGTTTTGTTGAAGATGTAGAGAAATTGGACGTATTGAAAGAAGGAAGAAAAATTCGTTACAATAAACGATTCGCAAAGCAAGGAACCAATGTAAATTTTGTAGAGGTAACAAAGTCTGGATTAAAGGTTAGAACCTATGAACGTGGTGTTGAGGATGAAACATTGAGTTGTGGAACCGGAGTCACTGCTGCAGCTTTAGTAGCTTGTATAAAAGGCATAAAAAAAAATGCAAAACAATTTATAGTTCACACAAAAGGAGGGAAATTGAAAGTAAGTTTTACTTCACAATCCCACCAAACATTTTCAAATATATGGCTACATGGTCCTGCAGCATTTGTTTACAAAGGATTTTATTATTTTTAA
- a CDS encoding Do family serine endopeptidase codes for MNSMKKVAGILLISAIGGVLGVGIYKAIEPEKKSYINANSTPVRVVNSVGGLPDGTVNFVQAAELTVHAVVNIKTEFQQESFNSNFFFNDPFHNFLFGDRGRGMYPPQTQMASGSGVIISENGYIATNNHVVDRADKIEVTLNDKRTYTAEVVGKDPTTDLALLKINEKDLPFITYGNSDDVKIGEWVLAVGNPFNLTSTVTAGIISAKGRNINILENDPSKGIYPIESFIQTDAAVNPGNSGGALVNTNGQLVGINAAIASNTGSYAGYSFAIPVNIVKKVMNDLLEFGTVQRAFIGVSIRDLDSKLAEEKNIKVYKKGVYVAGLTDNGAAEKAGIKEGDIIVRIGKSEVNTSAELQEQVSNYRPGDKISVSYLREGNELVTDLVLKNKNGGTEVTKEEKVETLSLLGATFETITPEEKKKLHIANGLKIKKLESGKLFNSGIKENFIIVNIDKKPVDSLSDLSSILENKKGGVLIEGVYPNGMRAYYGFGL; via the coding sequence ATGAACTCAATGAAAAAAGTAGCTGGTATTTTATTGATTTCCGCAATTGGCGGCGTATTGGGGGTTGGAATTTACAAAGCAATTGAACCCGAGAAAAAATCCTACATTAATGCAAATTCTACACCTGTTAGGGTTGTGAATTCAGTGGGTGGATTACCTGATGGTACTGTAAATTTTGTGCAAGCTGCCGAATTAACGGTACATGCAGTTGTAAATATTAAAACAGAGTTTCAACAGGAATCTTTCAACTCAAATTTCTTTTTTAATGATCCTTTTCATAATTTCTTGTTTGGTGATAGAGGTCGTGGAATGTATCCTCCTCAAACACAAATGGCTAGTGGTTCTGGAGTAATCATTTCTGAAAACGGTTACATTGCTACCAACAATCACGTTGTTGATCGTGCCGATAAAATTGAAGTTACACTCAACGATAAACGCACTTATACAGCAGAAGTAGTTGGGAAAGATCCTACAACCGACTTGGCTCTTCTAAAAATTAATGAAAAAGATTTACCATTTATTACTTACGGAAATTCAGATGATGTAAAAATAGGTGAATGGGTGCTTGCAGTTGGAAATCCATTTAATTTAACAAGTACTGTAACTGCCGGAATTATTAGTGCGAAGGGTCGAAACATTAATATTTTAGAAAACGATCCTTCAAAAGGTATTTATCCTATTGAAAGTTTTATTCAAACCGATGCCGCGGTAAATCCAGGAAACAGTGGAGGTGCTTTAGTTAATACCAACGGACAATTAGTGGGTATTAATGCAGCTATTGCTTCCAACACTGGTTCGTATGCAGGATATTCCTTTGCCATACCTGTAAACATTGTAAAAAAAGTAATGAACGATTTGCTCGAATTTGGAACCGTTCAACGTGCCTTTATTGGAGTTAGTATACGCGATTTAGATTCAAAACTGGCGGAAGAAAAAAACATTAAAGTCTACAAAAAGGGAGTGTATGTTGCCGGACTTACCGACAATGGAGCTGCAGAAAAAGCAGGTATTAAAGAAGGCGATATTATTGTTAGAATTGGAAAATCGGAAGTAAATACTTCAGCCGAATTACAAGAACAAGTTAGTAATTACCGACCTGGTGATAAAATTTCGGTAAGTTATTTACGCGAAGGTAATGAACTAGTTACCGACCTGGTATTGAAAAACAAAAACGGAGGAACCGAGGTAACCAAAGAAGAAAAAGTGGAAACACTTTCTTTATTAGGAGCTACCTTTGAAACAATTACACCGGAAGAAAAAAAGAAACTTCATATCGCTAATGGTTTAAAAATTAAAAAACTCGAAAGCGGTAAATTATTTAATTCGGGTATCAAAGAAAACTTCATCATCGTTAACATTGATAAAAAACCGGTTGATTCACTCAGCGACTTGTCTAGTATTTTAGAAAACAAAAAAGGCGGTGTTTTAATTGAAGGTGTATATCCTAATGGCATGAGAGCCTACTATGGATTTGGATTATAA